Proteins encoded within one genomic window of Granulicella pectinivorans:
- the iscU gene encoding Fe-S cluster assembly scaffold IscU gives MAYSDKVVDHYENPRNVGSMDKASDEVGTGLVGAPECGDVMRLQIRVNPETQVIEDAKFKTFGCGSAIASSSLATEWVKGKTIAEALTISNTDIVKELALPPVKIHCSVLAEDAIRAAIGDWKKKNNVAETADAAVAVAH, from the coding sequence ATGGCATATAGCGACAAGGTAGTAGATCACTACGAAAATCCCCGTAACGTCGGTTCGATGGACAAGGCCTCCGACGAAGTCGGCACCGGCCTCGTCGGCGCACCGGAGTGCGGCGACGTCATGCGCCTCCAGATCCGCGTCAACCCCGAGACCCAGGTCATCGAGGACGCCAAGTTCAAGACCTTCGGCTGCGGCTCCGCCATTGCATCCTCGTCGCTCGCGACCGAGTGGGTCAAGGGCAAAACCATCGCCGAGGCCCTCACCATCTCGAACACCGACATCGTCAAGGAGCTCGCGCTTCCTCCCGTCAAGATCCACTGCTCGGTCCTCGCGGAAGATGCGATCCGTGCCGCCATCGGCGACTGGAAGAAGAAGAACAACGTGGCCGAGACCGCTGACGCAGCCGTCGCCGTCGCTCACTAA
- a CDS encoding HesB/IscA family protein: MAMVSLQTAAERDAQHAAANEPKDPLAGMTVLTADGQSPTQKGIQVTLKALKRIRNAMAKENVSPEQGGLRVGITGGGCSGLSYNIRFDSQPRERDRVYSFDQAPLGLNDGAPPIRIFVDPKSFIYLHGMVLDFEETIMRQGFNFINPNSTKSCGCGSSFSS, from the coding sequence ATGGCCATGGTCTCCCTCCAAACCGCAGCCGAACGCGACGCCCAGCACGCCGCCGCGAACGAGCCGAAAGATCCCCTCGCCGGCATGACCGTCCTCACCGCCGACGGACAATCCCCCACGCAAAAGGGCATCCAGGTCACCCTCAAGGCCCTCAAGCGCATCCGCAACGCCATGGCCAAGGAGAACGTCTCGCCCGAGCAGGGCGGCCTCCGCGTCGGCATCACTGGCGGCGGTTGCTCCGGCCTCAGCTACAACATCCGCTTCGACTCCCAGCCCCGCGAGCGCGACCGCGTCTACAGCTTCGACCAGGCGCCCCTCGGCCTCAACGACGGCGCACCCCCGATCCGCATCTTCGTCGACCCAAAGAGCTTCATCTACCTCCACGGCATGGTCCTCGACTTCGAAGAGACGATCATGCGCCAGGGCTTCAACTTCATCAACCCCAACTCCACCAAGAGCTGCGGATGCGGCTCGAGCTTTTCCTCCTAA
- a CDS encoding DinB family protein: MSLNPYAACLDGKDPLPVLATTAAKLNEFACGMTPEELDAPRAPGKWSPREILAHLADCELAFSFRLRQVLAGEGLLQPFDQTVWGERYSAYDVSGALALFGAARAWNLKLLTTVTEADKTRTATHPERGDMTFWTIVETMAGHDIHHLRQFEGLG, encoded by the coding sequence ATGTCGTTGAACCCCTATGCCGCGTGTCTGGATGGAAAGGATCCGCTGCCGGTACTGGCGACTACGGCCGCGAAGTTGAACGAGTTTGCGTGCGGGATGACGCCGGAGGAGCTCGATGCGCCGAGGGCACCCGGGAAGTGGAGCCCGAGGGAGATTCTGGCGCACCTGGCGGACTGTGAGCTGGCGTTTTCGTTCCGGTTGAGGCAGGTGCTGGCCGGAGAGGGATTGCTGCAGCCGTTCGACCAGACGGTTTGGGGCGAGCGCTACTCGGCCTACGATGTCTCGGGGGCGCTGGCGCTGTTTGGGGCGGCGCGGGCGTGGAATCTGAAGCTGCTGACGACGGTGACGGAGGCGGATAAGACGCGGACGGCGACGCATCCGGAGCGCGGGGATATGACGTTCTGGACGATCGTGGAGACGATGGCGGGGCACGACATCCATCATCTGCGGCAGTTCGAGGGGCTAGGCTAG
- the hscB gene encoding Fe-S protein assembly co-chaperone HscB produces the protein MRHDHYNSYFTQFGLPLHLHIDLKALEKQFYAQSRKYHPDRFASKSVEEQEAALAQASLLNDAYRTLKDPILRTEYLLKLEGVELEEQSQRATEAAKAAGTQKKQLIPPELLEEVFELNMQLQELRMAKQMGDDEDPQLRKDLLAAEQNFKNMLAGIQDELQDLWSIWDEATDTANQPLLDKTKAALVVLLNRRSYVRNLVRDVAEALA, from the coding sequence ATGAGACACGATCACTACAACAGCTATTTCACGCAGTTTGGTCTTCCGCTCCACCTGCACATCGATTTGAAGGCGTTAGAGAAGCAGTTTTACGCGCAGTCGCGCAAATACCACCCCGACCGCTTCGCATCGAAGTCCGTAGAAGAACAAGAAGCGGCACTGGCCCAGGCATCCCTGCTCAACGACGCCTACCGCACCCTCAAAGACCCCATTCTCCGTACCGAATACCTTCTGAAGCTCGAAGGCGTCGAGCTCGAGGAGCAGTCCCAGCGCGCCACCGAAGCAGCCAAAGCCGCCGGCACTCAGAAGAAGCAGCTCATCCCACCCGAGCTCCTCGAGGAGGTCTTCGAGCTCAACATGCAGCTCCAGGAGCTCCGCATGGCCAAGCAGATGGGTGACGACGAAGACCCGCAACTCCGCAAAGATCTCCTCGCCGCCGAACAGAACTTCAAAAACATGCTCGCCGGCATCCAGGATGAGCTCCAGGATCTCTGGAGCATCTGGGACGAAGCCACCGACACCGCCAACCAGCCCCTCCTCGACAAGACCAAGGCCGCCCTGGTCGTCCTGCTCAACCGCCGCAGTTACGTCCGCAACCTCGTCCGAGACGTCGCGGAAGCCCTAGCCTAG
- the glgP gene encoding alpha-glucan family phosphorylase, protein MSPTKRTPMMVQPVSDPPAAITPEIDKNAACPDLAARSIAYYSMEIALSPALPTYSGGLGMLAGDTLRSAADTAAPMVAISLAHRRGYFRQMLDADGQQTEADVPWSPEATLPSAGKTVTVTIQGRPLKVTAWRFDVVGAVGHIIPVFLLDTDVEGNDAWDRHLTDHLYGGDTYYRLCQEAVLGIAGTALLHELGCTPQVYHMNEGHAALLTLELLREQTASRKLTDATDADAEVVRQKCVFTTHTPVPAGHDQFGLDQAKAILGDVRAGTIERFGCLHNGLLNMTYLALKFSRYVNGVAMQHGKVSQEMFPDYTIHSITNGVHAATWTSHALQELLDKEIPAWRHDNQYFRSVYGIEPARISNCHHLGKQRLFKLVEERTGHQFDPKILTLGFARRVATYKRASLLLQDPKRLLKIAKKIGGLQILYAGKAHPADTAGKGLIKDVVEVAQKLNSSALRILYLENYDWELGAQLTQGVDVWVNTPRRPYEASGTSGMKAALNGVPSLSILDGWWIEGCAEDVTGWAIDDADNEAAEAQNLYDKLENCIAPLYQRPNAWARMQQSCIAMNGTFFNTHRMLSQYFANAYFPQTPMAELELAGEAEPVLAV, encoded by the coding sequence ATGAGTCCAACGAAGCGCACCCCCATGATGGTTCAGCCGGTTTCGGATCCTCCGGCAGCGATTACGCCTGAGATCGACAAGAACGCAGCCTGCCCGGATCTTGCAGCGCGTTCGATTGCGTATTACTCGATGGAGATTGCTCTGTCGCCTGCGCTGCCGACGTATTCGGGTGGGTTGGGCATGCTGGCTGGCGATACACTGCGTTCGGCCGCCGATACGGCCGCGCCAATGGTGGCCATCTCGCTGGCACACCGCCGTGGATACTTCCGGCAGATGCTCGATGCCGATGGTCAGCAGACCGAAGCCGATGTCCCGTGGAGCCCCGAGGCGACGCTGCCCAGCGCGGGAAAGACTGTAACGGTGACGATCCAGGGCCGGCCCTTGAAGGTAACGGCCTGGCGCTTCGATGTGGTCGGAGCAGTGGGGCACATCATTCCCGTGTTCCTGCTGGATACGGACGTTGAAGGCAACGATGCGTGGGACCGTCATCTTACGGATCATCTCTACGGCGGCGACACGTACTATCGTCTTTGCCAGGAGGCTGTGCTCGGCATCGCCGGTACGGCTCTGCTGCATGAGCTTGGCTGCACGCCGCAGGTGTATCACATGAATGAGGGGCACGCGGCCCTGCTGACGTTGGAGCTTCTGCGGGAGCAGACGGCTTCGCGGAAGTTGACCGACGCGACCGATGCCGACGCAGAGGTTGTACGGCAAAAGTGCGTGTTCACGACGCATACGCCGGTGCCCGCGGGGCACGATCAATTCGGGCTGGATCAGGCGAAGGCCATCCTCGGCGACGTGCGGGCTGGGACGATCGAGCGCTTTGGCTGCCTGCACAACGGGCTCTTGAATATGACGTACCTGGCGCTGAAGTTCTCGCGTTATGTGAATGGCGTCGCCATGCAACATGGCAAGGTTTCCCAGGAGATGTTCCCGGATTACACGATCCACTCGATTACGAATGGTGTACACGCGGCAACGTGGACTTCGCATGCTCTGCAAGAGCTTCTGGACAAGGAGATTCCGGCCTGGCGGCATGACAACCAATACTTCCGCTCCGTGTACGGAATCGAGCCGGCACGGATTTCGAACTGTCACCATCTGGGTAAGCAGAGGTTGTTCAAGCTGGTGGAGGAGAGGACCGGGCACCAGTTCGATCCGAAGATTCTGACGCTGGGATTTGCACGACGCGTGGCGACGTACAAGCGGGCGAGCCTGCTTCTCCAAGATCCGAAACGGCTTCTGAAGATCGCCAAGAAGATTGGCGGGTTGCAGATTCTGTATGCGGGCAAGGCGCATCCGGCGGATACGGCAGGCAAGGGATTGATCAAGGACGTGGTGGAAGTGGCGCAGAAGCTGAACTCAAGCGCGCTGCGGATTCTGTATCTGGAGAACTACGACTGGGAACTGGGCGCGCAACTGACGCAGGGCGTCGATGTGTGGGTGAATACGCCGCGCCGACCCTATGAGGCGTCCGGGACGTCGGGGATGAAGGCTGCTCTGAATGGCGTGCCGAGTCTTTCCATCCTGGATGGCTGGTGGATTGAAGGATGTGCCGAGGATGTGACTGGTTGGGCCATTGACGACGCGGACAACGAAGCGGCAGAGGCGCAGAACCTCTACGATAAGCTGGAAAACTGCATTGCTCCGTTGTACCAGCGGCCGAACGCCTGGGCTCGGATGCAGCAGTCGTGCATTGCGATGAACGGCACGTTCTTCAACACGCATCGCATGCTTTCTCAATACTTTGCAAACGCCTACTTCCCGCAGACGCCCATGGCGGAGCTGGAACTTGCGGGGGAAGCGGAGCCGGTTTTGGCCGTTTAG
- a CDS encoding 2Fe-2S iron-sulfur cluster-binding protein, whose amino-acid sequence MSENIITPVDLTKPAAPDMVRVTFLPEGKTVEFKYDTMPYDGHGLPMSFLDVAENYGIFLDHACGGVCACTTCHIHVKQGEQGISEAEDLELDRMETAADIQLNSRLGCQAVIEKPGTYVVEIPKWNRNYVQEGKPAHGPGA is encoded by the coding sequence ATGTCAGAAAACATCATCACCCCCGTCGACCTCACCAAGCCCGCCGCGCCGGACATGGTCCGCGTCACCTTCCTGCCCGAGGGCAAGACCGTCGAGTTCAAATACGACACCATGCCCTACGATGGCCACGGCCTCCCCATGTCCTTCCTCGACGTGGCTGAAAACTACGGCATCTTCCTCGACCACGCCTGCGGAGGCGTCTGCGCCTGCACCACCTGCCACATCCATGTGAAGCAGGGCGAGCAGGGCATCTCGGAGGCCGAAGACCTCGAGCTCGACCGCATGGAGACCGCCGCCGACATCCAGCTCAACTCGCGCCTCGGTTGCCAGGCCGTCATCGAAAAGCCTGGCACCTACGTCGTCGAGATCCCCAAGTGGAACCGCAACTACGTGCAGGAAGGCAAGCCGGCCCACGGCCCTGGCGCGTAA
- the murJ gene encoding murein biosynthesis integral membrane protein MurJ: MATTANSTPVKGSTAFAATILLMSSSVLSGLLGLVRQKYIGQVFGASNLTDAYNAAFQLPDMLSYFLVGGVGSISLISILSRYRETGDDLGADRALSVVLNAMLVVLGVAVLIAELLAPAYTHFFFASFDAETSALCTHLTRILLPAQLFFFAGFVLGSRLLVRKIFTYQAVAPLVYNLGIILGGVLLSRRIGIDSLAWGAFGGALLGQAVLNGIGALRGGLRYHPIVNLRDPAFVEWLRLSLPLMVGVSLVMADRWILNHYATADKGGITHLTVAKNLFNAPLSVIGMAAGAASLPFFSSLFAQGRMYDFNGAVTRSVTRLLAVSFMVSALMVALAEPAVDVFRGGRFRPQDAQETAVYFAIFAVTLCLWSAQGIYARAFYAAGNTLTPAVSGTVITVISIPCYALLYQSFGVNGLAVASDLGIFALTVTLAIQLHRKRLVSIASLDYGELLRSLAAAAGGYAVAAAVVRYLPRPHGHYMRDAVLIGTATVLWGVVSVGILTVTGSKLPAQLRRRRA, encoded by the coding sequence ATGGCTACGACCGCCAATTCGACTCCCGTAAAGGGCTCCACCGCCTTTGCCGCCACCATCCTGCTGATGAGCTCGTCCGTACTCTCCGGCCTGCTGGGGCTGGTGCGCCAGAAGTACATCGGCCAGGTGTTCGGCGCCAGCAACCTGACCGACGCGTATAACGCCGCCTTCCAGTTGCCGGACATGCTGAGCTACTTCCTGGTGGGTGGCGTAGGCAGTATTTCGCTGATCTCCATCCTGAGCCGCTACCGCGAGACCGGAGACGACCTGGGCGCGGACCGTGCGCTCTCCGTGGTGCTGAATGCGATGCTTGTGGTGCTGGGAGTGGCGGTGCTGATCGCGGAGTTGCTGGCTCCGGCGTATACGCACTTCTTCTTTGCCAGCTTCGACGCCGAGACCTCCGCGCTGTGCACGCACCTGACGCGCATTCTTCTGCCTGCACAGTTGTTCTTTTTTGCCGGGTTTGTGCTGGGTTCGCGTCTTCTGGTTCGCAAGATCTTTACGTACCAGGCAGTCGCGCCGCTGGTCTATAACCTCGGCATCATCCTTGGCGGCGTCCTCCTCTCGAGGCGCATCGGCATCGATTCGTTGGCCTGGGGCGCCTTCGGTGGCGCGCTGCTGGGGCAGGCGGTGCTGAACGGGATTGGCGCGCTGCGCGGCGGGCTGCGCTATCACCCGATCGTGAACCTGCGCGACCCTGCGTTTGTGGAGTGGCTGCGGCTTTCGCTGCCGCTGATGGTTGGCGTGTCGCTGGTGATGGCCGACCGCTGGATCCTCAACCATTACGCCACGGCGGACAAGGGCGGCATTACGCACCTTACCGTTGCGAAGAACCTGTTCAATGCACCGCTTTCGGTGATCGGGATGGCTGCCGGAGCGGCGAGTCTGCCGTTCTTTTCCTCCTTGTTTGCACAGGGGCGGATGTATGACTTCAACGGTGCGGTGACGCGGTCCGTGACGCGTCTGCTGGCGGTTTCGTTCATGGTTTCGGCGCTGATGGTGGCGCTTGCCGAGCCCGCCGTGGACGTCTTTCGGGGAGGCAGGTTCAGGCCGCAGGATGCGCAGGAGACCGCAGTTTACTTCGCTATTTTTGCGGTGACGCTGTGTTTATGGTCGGCGCAGGGGATCTACGCGCGGGCGTTTTATGCGGCGGGCAATACGCTTACGCCCGCGGTCTCAGGCACGGTGATCACGGTGATTTCGATTCCCTGCTATGCGCTGCTTTATCAGAGCTTTGGGGTGAACGGCCTGGCGGTGGCGAGCGATCTTGGGATCTTTGCGTTGACGGTTACGCTTGCGATCCAACTGCATCGCAAGAGGCTGGTCTCGATCGCTTCACTGGATTATGGGGAGCTTTTGCGTTCTTTGGCCGCGGCGGCGGGTGGCTACGCGGTGGCGGCTGCGGTGGTGCGCTACCTGCCAAGGCCGCATGGGCACTATATGAGGGATGCTGTCTTGATTGGGACGGCGACGGTGCTTTGGGGGGTGGTGAGCGTTGGAATCCTGACCGTCACCGGCTCGAAACTGCCGGCTCAACTGCGGAGACGCAGGGCATAG
- the hscA gene encoding Fe-S protein assembly chaperone HscA, with protein MAEVRVVGIDLGTTNSLVAFMQGDTPVVIPGEDGERLVPSVVAWTDNGVVVGNAARTTLLSESASAVYSAKRLMGRGIEDVQEELKLFPFKLADDLKPGEVLRLNVGGLSMTPPEISAYVLQQLKKNAERFFGAPVTKAVITVPAYFNDAQRQATKDAGRIAGLEVLRLVNEPTAAALAYGLDKQKDGLIAVYDFGGGTFDVSILKLHEGIFEVIATGGDTHLGGDDIDNLLIAIALDDIAGDLGVDARSNGEVVQAVRKAVIEAKIALSTEESTKLAVALPDGQHYLREITRAQFDGLSAGVIERTSAPCILALKDANLTPDQIDEVVLVGGSTRIPAVRALVDKLFHLSQRGKKPHTELNPDEVVALGAAVQAKILSGSAGSALEDLLLLDVTPLSLGIEALGGVVAKIVQRNSTIPASATEHFTTGVDGQTNVAIHVVQGEREMAKDCRSLARFDLKGIPPMVAGLPRIEVKFLIDANGILHVSAREQRSGKAAEIEVKPTYGLTDEQVETMILDSFDNAEADIEERQLIETRNEADTILSAVEKGKSHEAWQQLSADEIAKIEQKTQELKASLEGGDRRIIRNAIDGLDKSTTRFAELMMDSAVGGAMKGKTMQTAGEDIGTGPTAPHPFAKADISDSPASPTLEEIEADPDTPGDSTED; from the coding sequence ATGGCAGAAGTTCGCGTAGTAGGCATCGATCTCGGCACCACCAACTCCCTCGTCGCCTTCATGCAAGGCGACACCCCCGTCGTCATCCCCGGCGAGGACGGCGAGCGCCTCGTCCCCTCCGTCGTCGCCTGGACCGACAACGGCGTCGTCGTCGGCAACGCCGCCCGCACCACCCTCCTCTCGGAATCGGCCTCCGCCGTCTACTCCGCCAAGCGCCTCATGGGCCGCGGCATCGAGGACGTCCAGGAAGAACTCAAGCTCTTCCCCTTCAAACTGGCCGACGACCTCAAGCCCGGAGAAGTCCTCCGCCTCAATGTCGGCGGCCTGTCGATGACGCCCCCCGAAATCTCCGCCTACGTCCTTCAGCAGCTCAAGAAGAACGCCGAGCGCTTCTTCGGAGCCCCCGTCACCAAGGCTGTCATCACCGTCCCCGCCTACTTCAACGACGCCCAGCGCCAGGCCACCAAGGACGCTGGACGAATCGCCGGCCTCGAAGTCCTGCGCCTCGTCAACGAGCCCACAGCGGCGGCACTCGCCTACGGCCTCGACAAGCAAAAAGATGGCCTCATCGCCGTCTACGACTTCGGCGGCGGCACCTTCGACGTCTCCATCCTCAAGCTCCACGAGGGCATCTTCGAGGTCATCGCCACCGGCGGCGACACCCATCTCGGCGGAGACGACATCGACAACCTCCTCATCGCCATCGCCCTCGACGACATCGCCGGTGACCTCGGCGTCGACGCCCGGAGTAACGGCGAAGTCGTCCAGGCCGTCCGCAAGGCCGTCATCGAAGCCAAGATCGCCCTCTCGACGGAGGAGTCCACCAAGCTCGCCGTAGCGCTCCCCGACGGCCAGCACTACCTCCGCGAGATCACCCGCGCTCAGTTCGACGGTCTTTCGGCAGGGGTCATCGAGCGAACCTCAGCCCCATGCATCCTCGCGCTCAAGGACGCCAACCTCACCCCCGACCAGATCGACGAAGTCGTCCTCGTCGGCGGTTCCACCCGCATTCCCGCCGTCCGTGCGCTCGTGGACAAGCTCTTCCATCTCAGCCAACGCGGCAAGAAACCCCACACCGAACTCAATCCCGACGAGGTCGTCGCCCTCGGCGCAGCCGTACAGGCGAAGATCCTCTCCGGCTCCGCAGGCAGCGCCCTCGAAGATCTCCTCCTCCTCGACGTCACCCCCCTCTCCCTCGGCATCGAGGCCCTTGGCGGCGTCGTCGCCAAGATCGTCCAGCGCAACTCCACCATCCCCGCCTCCGCCACGGAGCACTTCACCACCGGCGTGGATGGCCAGACGAACGTAGCCATCCATGTCGTTCAGGGCGAACGCGAGATGGCCAAGGACTGCCGGTCTTTAGCGCGTTTTGATTTGAAGGGGATTCCGCCCATGGTCGCCGGCCTCCCCCGCATCGAGGTCAAGTTCCTCATCGACGCCAACGGCATCCTCCACGTCTCCGCCCGCGAGCAGCGCTCCGGCAAGGCCGCCGAGATCGAGGTCAAGCCCACCTACGGCCTCACCGATGAGCAGGTCGAAACCATGATCCTCGACTCCTTCGACAACGCCGAGGCCGACATCGAGGAGCGTCAGCTCATCGAGACCCGCAACGAAGCCGACACCATCCTCTCTGCTGTCGAGAAGGGCAAATCTCACGAGGCCTGGCAGCAGCTCTCCGCCGATGAGATCGCAAAGATCGAGCAGAAGACCCAGGAGCTGAAAGCCTCCCTCGAAGGCGGCGACCGCAGAATCATCCGCAACGCCATCGACGGCCTCGACAAGTCCACCACCCGCTTCGCCGAACTCATGATGGACTCCGCGGTAGGCGGAGCCATGAAGGGCAAGACCATGCAGACGGCGGGCGAAGACATCGGCACAGGCCCCACCGCCCCTCACCCCTTCGCCAAGGCGGATATCTCGGACTCCCCGGCCTCACCCACCCTGGAAGAGATCGAAGCAGACCCCGACACCCCCGGCGATTCCACCGAAGACTAA
- the iscX gene encoding Fe-S cluster assembly protein IscX → MPREITWTDVEEIGIQLQEKYPDIEPYTVRFTDLHKYVTGLEGFTGDPAKSNEGLLEAIQTAWNEEYEDAKG, encoded by the coding sequence ATGCCCCGCGAAATCACCTGGACCGACGTAGAAGAGATCGGCATTCAACTTCAGGAGAAGTATCCCGACATCGAGCCCTACACGGTTCGCTTCACCGACCTGCACAAGTACGTCACCGGCCTCGAAGGCTTCACCGGCGACCCCGCCAAGTCGAACGAAGGCCTCCTCGAAGCCATCCAGACCGCCTGGAACGAAGAGTACGAAGACGCTAAAGGCTAG
- a CDS encoding adenosine deaminase family protein, which yields MFRVRASLIAAIVFAPFALHAAPPAGKLLTPGETRASKAMEVARKSPLEMHAFLAGMPKGSDLHMHLSGAIYAETFLAEAAADHLCVNPITHSFVRGEKIPCVAPDVPAENVFKDQHLYDALVDAFSMRSFVPSAGTSGHDQFFDTFGRFGGLANHNAEWLDQVATRAAAQNEQYLEIMMTPSFTASAKAGYVIGWPAENASPAQLAEVREKLLASGMRDEMAADIKQVEADLAGRKAIEHCGTPEAKPACAVTIRMIYQVLRAFPPQQVFAQTLLGFEMMQADPSTIVGINFVQPEDAYMAMSEYHRQMTMLDYLRGAYPVGHISLHAGELAPGMVPPEGMKFHIREAVELGHAERIGHGVDVMGEDNPHDLLKEMAAKHVMVEINLTSNDGILGITEPFHPLPQYRGAGVPVSLSTDDEGVSRIDLTNEYTRAALDFHLSYKELKDMARTGMEHTFLPGASLWATPDAFGTPVKACAGVPVTKPSAACEAFLATSEKAAQQWELERRFVAFEAKP from the coding sequence ATGTTCCGTGTACGCGCTTCGCTGATCGCCGCCATCGTCTTTGCGCCTTTTGCGCTCCATGCCGCCCCGCCCGCCGGCAAGCTCCTTACACCGGGGGAAACTCGCGCCTCGAAGGCCATGGAGGTCGCGCGCAAAAGCCCCCTCGAGATGCATGCCTTCCTCGCCGGCATGCCCAAAGGCTCCGACCTGCATATGCATCTCTCCGGTGCCATCTACGCCGAGACCTTCCTGGCCGAGGCAGCGGCCGATCATCTGTGCGTGAATCCCATCACGCACTCCTTCGTGCGCGGCGAAAAGATCCCCTGCGTCGCCCCCGACGTCCCCGCCGAGAACGTCTTCAAGGACCAGCACCTCTACGACGCCCTCGTCGACGCATTTTCCATGCGCAGCTTCGTGCCCTCCGCCGGCACAAGCGGTCACGACCAGTTCTTCGATACCTTCGGTCGCTTCGGCGGACTCGCCAACCACAACGCCGAGTGGTTGGACCAGGTCGCCACCCGCGCCGCCGCACAAAACGAACAATACCTGGAAATCATGATGACGCCGTCCTTTACGGCCTCTGCGAAGGCTGGATACGTGATCGGGTGGCCTGCTGAGAACGCGTCCCCAGCGCAGTTGGCGGAGGTGCGCGAGAAGCTGCTCGCCAGTGGCATGCGGGATGAGATGGCCGCAGACATCAAGCAGGTTGAGGCTGATCTTGCCGGCCGCAAGGCCATCGAGCACTGCGGTACGCCGGAGGCTAAGCCCGCCTGCGCCGTGACCATCCGCATGATCTACCAGGTGCTGCGCGCCTTCCCGCCGCAGCAGGTTTTCGCCCAGACTTTGCTCGGCTTCGAGATGATGCAGGCGGATCCCTCGACGATCGTTGGCATCAACTTCGTGCAGCCGGAAGACGCGTACATGGCGATGAGTGAATACCACCGCCAGATGACGATGCTGGACTATCTGCGCGGCGCATATCCTGTGGGACACATCAGCCTTCACGCGGGCGAACTTGCCCCGGGCATGGTTCCTCCCGAAGGGATGAAGTTCCATATCCGCGAGGCCGTTGAGCTCGGTCATGCGGAGAGAATTGGCCATGGTGTCGATGTGATGGGCGAAGACAATCCGCACGATCTGCTCAAAGAGATGGCCGCGAAGCATGTCATGGTGGAGATCAACCTCACATCCAACGATGGCATCCTGGGCATCACAGAACCCTTCCACCCCTTGCCGCAGTACCGCGGAGCCGGTGTGCCGGTGTCGCTCTCGACGGATGATGAAGGCGTATCCCGCATCGATCTGACCAATGAATACACGCGTGCCGCGCTGGATTTTCATCTCTCGTATAAGGAGTTGAAGGATATGGCGCGCACTGGCATGGAGCACACCTTTCTGCCTGGGGCGAGCCTGTGGGCCACTCCCGATGCCTTCGGCACTCCGGTCAAAGCGTGCGCGGGCGTGCCTGTCACAAAGCCTTCAGCCGCCTGCGAAGCCTTCCTTGCCACCAGCGAGAAGGCCGCGCAGCAGTGGGAACTGGAGCGCCGGTTCGTAGCCTTTGAAGCAAAGCCGTAA